From a single Lentimicrobiaceae bacterium genomic region:
- the maf gene encoding septum formation protein Maf produces MLNNSGYQFILASQSPRRQMLLRELGLSFDIKVKPTDEAFPAHLVCEEIALHICRAKADAFDFDDLPVNSLLITADTIVWLDNECIGKPADEAEARLMLGRLSGKKHTVATGVCLRTVDKSTSFFVNTDVYFRKLETDEIDFYVHNFKPLDKAGAYGIQEWIGYIGVERIDGSYYNVMGLPVQRLYCELNKFIDNTDELNRL; encoded by the coding sequence GTGTTAAATAATTCCGGATATCAATTTATTTTAGCTTCGCAGTCTCCGCGAAGGCAAATGCTGCTGCGCGAGTTAGGGCTTTCCTTTGATATTAAAGTTAAACCAACTGATGAAGCTTTTCCTGCGCATTTGGTTTGCGAAGAAATTGCTTTACATATTTGCCGGGCAAAAGCTGATGCGTTTGACTTTGATGATTTGCCGGTGAATAGCCTGCTGATTACTGCAGATACCATTGTATGGCTTGATAATGAATGTATTGGGAAGCCTGCTGATGAAGCTGAAGCAAGGTTGATGCTCGGCCGGCTGTCGGGTAAAAAGCATACCGTTGCTACAGGCGTTTGCCTGAGAACTGTTGATAAATCAACATCTTTTTTCGTGAATACAGATGTTTATTTCAGGAAACTGGAAACGGATGAGATTGATTTTTATGTGCATAACTTTAAACCATTGGATAAGGCCGGAGCTTACGGTATTCAGGAATGGATTGGATATATTGGCGTTGAAAGGATTGATGGCTCATACTACAATGTAATGGGACTGCCCGTTCAGCGCTTGTATTGTGAGCTAAATAAATTTATCGATAATACTGACGAACTTAACAGATTGTGA
- a CDS encoding geranylgeranylglycerol-phosphate geranylgeranyltransferase: MKSFLDSVSSFLRFIRWPNLIIIILTQVLVRIAIIGPVYSQAGIQPALSNFLFILLVIVTVVTAAAGYIINDYFDVETDKVNKPESLFVSGFFSEKMVFRLYYFLNGFAIVAGFYLSWMVGAWRLGMIFPMIILLLWLYSERYKKLLLAGNLVVAFLSAIVPVIVWLFEFFALRLQAGNFMMVYTSLHLITKVVLVFTCFAFLLSLVREIVKDAEDAEGDLKAACQTLPLVYGMAVTRRLAVLLLVLTMVLIGFFSWSLFEFQLTIPSLYFILAVGVPLVFIAFKVLKSESKADFHFVSLLMKLVMLIGILGMIPLAICL; this comes from the coding sequence TTGAAAAGTTTTCTTGATTCTGTCTCGTCTTTCCTGCGCTTTATTCGCTGGCCCAACCTCATTATTATCATACTTACCCAGGTATTGGTACGTATTGCTATTATTGGTCCGGTTTATTCGCAAGCGGGTATACAACCTGCCTTAAGTAACTTCCTCTTTATTCTGCTGGTAATTGTTACTGTAGTTACTGCAGCTGCAGGTTATATCATCAACGACTACTTTGATGTAGAAACTGATAAGGTGAATAAGCCTGAAAGCCTGTTTGTTTCTGGATTTTTTTCGGAAAAAATGGTTTTCAGGCTTTATTATTTTTTAAACGGTTTTGCTATTGTGGCTGGATTCTATCTTTCTTGGATGGTGGGGGCCTGGCGGTTAGGCATGATTTTTCCGATGATTATACTGCTGCTTTGGCTTTATTCTGAAAGATATAAGAAATTACTTCTCGCTGGGAATCTGGTTGTGGCCTTTTTGTCAGCTATTGTTCCGGTTATTGTCTGGTTGTTTGAATTTTTTGCACTGAGGCTTCAGGCTGGCAATTTTATGATGGTTTATACCAGCCTTCATCTTATTACTAAAGTTGTGCTGGTTTTTACTTGTTTCGCTTTTTTGCTTTCGTTGGTCAGGGAAATAGTAAAAGATGCTGAAGATGCAGAAGGCGACCTGAAAGCTGCCTGCCAGACATTACCTCTTGTTTATGGAATGGCTGTTACACGCCGGCTGGCTGTGTTGCTTCTCGTTTTAACTATGGTGTTGATTGGCTTTTTTAGCTGGAGTCTTTTTGAATTTCAATTGACAATTCCATCCTTATATTTTATCCTGGCTGTTGGCGTACCCCTTGTTTTTATTGCTTTCAAAGTGCTGAAATCCGAATCAAAAGCTGATTTTCATTTTGTTAGTTTGTTGATGAAACTGGTAATGCTGATTGGTATTCTGGGAATGATTCCCTTGGCAATCTGTTTGTAA
- a CDS encoding HAD-IIIA family hydrolase has protein sequence MSNYKEKLSGITTFIFDYDGVLTNGVILITNSGDQLRTGHVKDGYALQLAVKSGYRIAVISGGYSESMRHRCNALKLTDVFLGVENKLEVFDKYISENGLNTDEVLYMGDDIPDYHVMKKVGMPVCPADAAQEIRDICSYISHFNGGEGCVRDVIEQVMKVQGKWMNGNAYHW, from the coding sequence ATGTCAAATTATAAAGAAAAACTTTCCGGAATTACGACCTTCATTTTTGATTATGATGGTGTACTTACCAATGGCGTAATTTTAATTACAAATTCAGGAGATCAGCTCCGGACTGGTCATGTGAAGGATGGGTATGCGCTGCAATTAGCTGTCAAGAGCGGTTACAGAATTGCTGTTATTTCGGGAGGATACTCCGAATCAATGCGCCACCGCTGCAATGCACTTAAACTGACTGATGTTTTTTTAGGCGTTGAAAATAAACTTGAGGTTTTTGACAAATATATCTCTGAAAATGGCCTGAATACCGATGAGGTACTTTATATGGGTGACGATATTCCTGATTATCATGTGATGAAAAAGGTTGGTATGCCTGTTTGTCCGGCAGATGCTGCTCAGGAGATTCGCGATATATGCAGTTATATTTCTCATTTTAATGGTGGCGAAGGCTGTGTTCGCGATGTTATTGAACAGGTGATGAAGGTTCAGGGAAAATGGATGAATGGCAATGCTTATCACTGGTAA
- a CDS encoding DUF2520 domain-containing protein, which yields MPLPEIKTVSFAGSGNVASNLAPALKRAGLVIRNVCSRNLHHASALAAIVNALPVESLEDLRMDTDLLILALPDKAIPDIAIDLRRSGRFKGIVAHTSGSLSLDVISRQGLQGGVFYPLQSFTKHSSPDIAKVPFCIEGTSSEIEIALAAVARKLSSDVRFLDSLQRASIHLAAVFANNFTNYMYAVADCLLANCDVNPDILLPLIQETALRLKGGDAAQLQTGPAVRADWPTIDQHLELLKQNPELAEVYKLISSHIVKLKNSGKAC from the coding sequence ATGCCTCTTCCTGAAATTAAAACTGTTTCTTTTGCCGGTTCCGGCAATGTTGCGTCAAATCTTGCTCCTGCACTCAAAAGGGCTGGTTTGGTCATCAGGAATGTCTGTTCCAGAAACCTGCATCATGCATCAGCACTCGCTGCAATAGTAAATGCATTGCCAGTTGAGTCTCTGGAAGATCTGCGCATGGATACTGATTTATTAATTCTGGCACTTCCCGATAAGGCAATTCCTGATATAGCTATAGATTTAAGGAGATCAGGCCGGTTTAAAGGGATTGTTGCGCATACATCCGGCTCATTATCTCTTGACGTTATTTCCCGTCAGGGGCTTCAGGGAGGTGTTTTTTACCCCCTGCAATCATTTACAAAACATTCCAGCCCTGATATTGCTAAAGTGCCATTTTGTATTGAAGGAACTTCTTCCGAGATTGAAATAGCCCTCGCTGCCGTAGCCCGGAAGTTGTCGTCAGATGTGCGGTTCCTTGATTCTTTGCAAAGAGCTTCTATTCATCTTGCCGCTGTTTTTGCTAATAACTTTACCAATTATATGTATGCGGTTGCCGATTGTTTGCTGGCAAATTGCGATGTTAACCCTGATATACTTTTGCCTTTGATTCAGGAAACAGCTTTGCGGTTAAAAGGCGGCGATGCTGCCCAGTTGCAAACCGGCCCGGCTGTGAGAGCTGACTGGCCAACCATTGACCAGCATCTTGAGTTGTTGAAGCAAAATCCCGAACTTGCCGAGGTTTACAAATTAATCAGTAGCCATATTGTAAAACTTAAAAATTCAGGCAAGGCCTGTTAA
- the ccsA gene encoding cytochrome c biogenesis protein CcsA: MTDVAYIGEHLTPGAIGRFLIFLSFLSGFAGLYFYLQVAKKRAGSGFQRKMARIAYLVQTFSIVGICLALFYIIVNHYFEYAYVYKHSSSFMPAKYIISSFWAGQEGSFLLWAFFIGTFGIGAMYTSRKLEAPAMMVIIFAQMFLMSMVLGYRFAGLSLGSDPFQLLRLVPENMGNDFFRNPSYLSLITDGNGLNPLLENPWMVIHPPLLFMGYATAIFPFAFAFASLIQNDKRYWLKPTLPWISLTIGLLGIGLIMGGAWAYQSLTFGGFWAWDPVENASLVPWLVLVAALHYMLLAYKRDKFYLGTYILSFLGFVMVLYASYLTRSGVLGETSVHAFGDDGRSFQLILFTAVFTIVPAWMLFSKRKSIAVNDLPAFFTRDFMMLYGAIVLILSAFQVISTTSVPVVNKIFGTGFAPPSDVVGFYNTWQTPFAILVAVLLGVGQYVVYGQNDIKLFLRRISVPFILALLLAIAGFIMDKNMVVIHGIFLFSIIFTILTSFAYLIRFAGGKANIGAALTHVGFGIFLLGVLIAFSNTITLSRVGKSGTTGSGDNIMLYKGEPKQMGDYLVCFSDSKEDRDEVFYQIDFLKQGTDQKLEVLYSVYPSIKYNSRMGNVYNPDTRNMLLGDVFMFITFANDKSKRLPDGYVYAGSAEFELGDSLMIGNSLVIFDSLYLASVNKDVTEVAITAVIKAADSTGLWKSYPMTYSIKDSYAESGIVELKNQGVKLQFEKVSDKPETIHMGVFEKQAEFIALKIMFFPWIWVLWLGTIIMFTGVTVSVWRRAVKAKQAAE, encoded by the coding sequence ATGACAGACGTTGCATATATTGGAGAGCATCTTACGCCTGGTGCAATCGGACGATTTCTGATTTTTTTATCTTTTTTATCAGGTTTTGCCGGGTTGTATTTTTACCTGCAGGTTGCGAAAAAAAGGGCAGGAAGTGGTTTTCAGCGAAAAATGGCCCGTATAGCCTATCTTGTTCAGACTTTCTCCATAGTTGGAATTTGTCTGGCGCTTTTTTATATAATTGTAAATCATTACTTTGAGTATGCTTATGTGTATAAGCATTCTTCTTCGTTCATGCCTGCAAAATATATTATTTCCAGTTTCTGGGCAGGGCAGGAAGGAAGTTTTCTGCTTTGGGCTTTTTTCATCGGTACATTCGGGATTGGAGCGATGTATACTTCGCGAAAGCTGGAAGCTCCTGCAATGATGGTGATTATTTTTGCGCAAATGTTTCTGATGTCAATGGTGCTGGGCTATCGTTTTGCTGGATTATCACTTGGGAGCGATCCGTTTCAGTTGCTAAGGTTGGTGCCGGAAAATATGGGTAACGATTTCTTCAGGAATCCATCATACCTCAGTCTTATTACTGATGGGAATGGCTTGAATCCTTTGCTTGAAAATCCGTGGATGGTAATTCACCCGCCACTGCTTTTTATGGGTTATGCTACAGCTATTTTCCCATTTGCTTTTGCCTTTGCTTCTCTCATTCAGAATGATAAGAGATATTGGTTGAAGCCAACATTGCCATGGATTTCGCTTACTATTGGCTTGTTGGGCATTGGTTTGATAATGGGCGGCGCCTGGGCATATCAGTCGCTTACTTTCGGAGGCTTTTGGGCATGGGATCCGGTTGAGAATGCTTCACTTGTGCCATGGCTTGTGCTTGTTGCTGCTTTACACTATATGTTGCTGGCTTATAAAAGGGATAAATTCTATCTGGGGACATATATTCTGTCTTTTCTCGGGTTTGTCATGGTTTTATACGCCAGTTATCTTACCCGATCAGGTGTGTTAGGCGAAACTTCTGTTCATGCTTTTGGTGATGATGGAAGGAGCTTTCAACTTATTTTGTTTACTGCTGTATTTACAATTGTTCCCGCCTGGATGCTTTTCAGCAAAAGAAAGAGTATAGCCGTTAACGACCTGCCGGCCTTTTTTACCAGAGATTTTATGATGTTGTACGGAGCTATTGTGTTGATTTTATCTGCTTTTCAGGTTATCAGTACTACTTCAGTGCCGGTTGTGAATAAAATTTTTGGTACTGGTTTTGCGCCTCCTTCGGATGTTGTTGGTTTTTATAATACCTGGCAAACACCTTTCGCTATTTTGGTGGCTGTTTTGCTGGGTGTTGGCCAATATGTTGTGTATGGGCAAAATGATATAAAATTATTTCTCCGGAGAATATCTGTTCCTTTTATTCTGGCTTTGTTACTGGCCATCGCCGGATTTATTATGGATAAAAACATGGTGGTTATCCATGGTATTTTTCTGTTTAGCATCATTTTTACTATTCTCACCTCTTTCGCTTACCTTATCCGGTTTGCCGGTGGCAAGGCCAACATTGGTGCTGCACTCACTCATGTTGGATTTGGCATATTTTTGTTAGGCGTTCTCATCGCGTTCTCTAATACAATTACGCTTTCACGTGTTGGCAAAAGCGGAACAACAGGAAGTGGTGATAACATCATGCTTTATAAAGGAGAGCCCAAGCAAATGGGTGATTACCTGGTTTGTTTCAGCGATAGTAAGGAAGATCGTGATGAAGTTTTTTACCAGATAGATTTTCTGAAACAGGGAACTGATCAGAAATTAGAAGTTTTGTACTCTGTTTATCCTTCTATAAAGTATAATAGCCGAATGGGGAATGTGTACAATCCCGATACTCGTAATATGCTTTTGGGCGATGTCTTTATGTTTATCACTTTCGCAAATGATAAATCAAAGCGTTTACCTGATGGTTATGTTTATGCTGGCAGTGCTGAATTTGAACTTGGTGATTCGCTGATGATTGGGAACTCCTTAGTTATTTTCGATTCGCTTTACCTTGCTTCTGTTAATAAGGATGTTACTGAAGTTGCCATTACAGCAGTGATAAAAGCGGCTGATTCAACAGGATTATGGAAAAGTTATCCAATGACTTATTCTATTAAAGATAGTTATGCCGAAAGTGGCATTGTTGAATTGAAAAACCAGGGTGTTAAGCTTCAGTTTGAAAAAGTTTCAGACAAACCTGAAACTATCCATATGGGTGTTTTTGAAAAGCAAGCTGAATTTATAGCTTTAAAGATTATGTTCTTCCCATGGATATGGGTGCTTTGGCTTGGAACAATTATCATGTTTACTGGTGTGACAGTCAGCGTTTGGAGAAGAGCAGTAAAAGCAAAGCAGGCAGCTGAGTAA
- a CDS encoding DUF2271 domain-containing protein, translating into MKKNNFLSTLFLLAISPIFNSSVSLAANATLSTDGTVTFTVLTVSNGATYSPKNVLAIWVKDEQGNFIISRKVMANNRKQHLVKWMASSGNNSVSAITGATLPNHQTHTISWDCRDLAGNLVPDGTYQIWVEYTSRNSANGGAAGPSTSVTFTKGPDVVSITVQDELYFKNMVLNYSPLNVGIDEHMKSSVGFKAFPNPFSNNVNVSFDLPQRGFVNVSVYELSGKRIAELVNEDLPQGLNAFSWDGTLNDNKKTSPGVYFLRMVYDGKMFMQKVIYTE; encoded by the coding sequence ATGAAAAAAAACAATTTTCTTTCAACATTGTTTCTTCTGGCTATAAGCCCGATTTTTAATTCCAGTGTTTCACTGGCAGCAAATGCTACCTTGTCAACAGATGGAACAGTTACCTTTACTGTCCTGACGGTGAGTAACGGTGCAACTTATTCGCCCAAAAATGTATTGGCAATATGGGTAAAGGATGAACAAGGGAATTTTATTATCTCACGTAAAGTGATGGCCAATAATCGCAAGCAGCATTTGGTAAAGTGGATGGCTTCTTCAGGTAACAATAGTGTTAGTGCTATCACCGGAGCAACTTTACCTAATCATCAGACGCATACCATATCGTGGGATTGCCGCGATTTAGCCGGAAATCTTGTGCCTGACGGAACCTATCAGATTTGGGTTGAGTATACCAGCCGGAATTCTGCCAATGGTGGAGCAGCCGGACCATCTACCTCAGTAACTTTTACAAAGGGACCGGATGTTGTTTCAATAACTGTACAGGATGAGCTGTATTTCAAAAATATGGTTCTCAATTACAGTCCTTTGAATGTGGGTATTGATGAACATATGAAAAGTTCTGTTGGATTTAAGGCCTTTCCCAATCCATTCAGTAATAACGTGAATGTAAGTTTTGATTTGCCTCAAAGGGGATTTGTGAATGTTTCAGTTTATGAATTGAGCGGAAAACGTATCGCAGAACTTGTTAATGAAGATTTGCCACAAGGATTAAATGCATTTAGTTGGGATGGTACATTGAACGATAATAAAAAAACAAGTCCGGGCGTCTACTTCTTGAGAATGGTATACGACGGAAAGATGTTTATGCAAAAGGTAATTTATACTGAATAG